A window of Flavobacterium flavigenum contains these coding sequences:
- the dcm gene encoding DNA (cytosine-5-)-methyltransferase yields MKEKISIDEFDSKKFKIRFVEEDDNRKAVVTHYLHNYHNGVKDHFEEEAVEYIKQIVEYKNEEEKLNIVSDIAIQELLFEVENVPFPTPENYTFKFIDLFAGIGGFRMALQNLGGKCVFTSEWDKFSQITYRANFGETPFGDITKESTKSYIPNEFDVLCGGFPCQPFSHAGLKKGFEDTRGTLFFDVADIINRRIESGNPIKVIFLENVKGLRNHDKGNTLKTIMRTFDDLGYNVANEVLNSKNFGLPQNRERIFIVAWLKESQKEFQFPLGIDEDHNVIFDQKDLSKVRKTKVGDILFNNTDSKYTISDKLYAGHLRRRKEHAEKGNGFGFSSFNRNSIYTSTISARYYKDGSEILIEQEGENPRKLTPREAANLQGYPDNFIIPVSDNQSYKQFGNSVSVPVIQTIFNEIKRQLL; encoded by the coding sequence ATGAAAGAGAAAATATCAATTGATGAATTTGACAGTAAAAAATTTAAAATTCGCTTTGTAGAAGAAGATGATAATAGAAAAGCCGTTGTGACACATTATTTACACAATTACCATAATGGAGTTAAAGATCATTTTGAAGAAGAAGCTGTAGAATATATTAAACAAATCGTTGAATATAAAAATGAAGAAGAGAAACTAAACATTGTTTCTGATATTGCAATACAAGAGTTATTATTTGAAGTCGAAAACGTTCCATTTCCTACTCCCGAAAATTATACTTTTAAATTTATTGATCTTTTTGCAGGGATAGGAGGCTTTAGAATGGCATTACAGAATCTTGGAGGAAAATGTGTATTCACAAGCGAATGGGATAAGTTTTCACAAATTACTTATCGGGCAAATTTTGGAGAAACACCTTTTGGCGATATAACAAAAGAAAGCACAAAATCATATATTCCAAACGAATTTGATGTACTTTGTGGTGGTTTTCCATGTCAACCATTTTCACATGCAGGCTTAAAAAAAGGATTTGAAGATACTCGTGGAACATTATTTTTTGACGTTGCAGATATAATTAACAGAAGAATAGAAAGTGGAAATCCAATAAAAGTAATTTTCCTTGAAAATGTAAAAGGGTTAAGAAACCATGATAAGGGAAATACTTTAAAAACAATAATGCGCACTTTTGATGATTTAGGATATAATGTTGCAAATGAGGTTTTAAATTCTAAAAACTTTGGATTACCTCAAAATAGGGAACGTATTTTTATTGTTGCTTGGCTTAAAGAATCTCAAAAAGAATTCCAATTTCCATTAGGAATTGATGAAGACCATAATGTGATTTTTGATCAAAAAGATTTATCCAAAGTAAGAAAAACAAAAGTCGGAGATATATTATTCAACAATACAGATTCTAAATACACTATTTCTGATAAGCTTTATGCTGGTCATTTAAGACGAAGAAAAGAACATGCAGAGAAAGGAAACGGATTTGGATTCTCTTCTTTTAATAGAAATTCTATTTATACAAGTACAATATCAGCAAGATATTATAAGGATGGAAGCGAAATTTTAATAGAACAAGAAGGTGAAAACCCAAGAAAATTAACTCCCAGAGAAGCAGCAAACCTTCAGGGCTATCCAGATAATTTTATAATACCAGTATCAGATAATCAATCATATAAACAATTTGGAAACAGCGTTTCTGTCCCCGTAATTCAAACTATTTTCAATGAAATAAAAAGGCAATTACTTTAA
- the trxA gene encoding thioredoxin, producing the protein MALAITDATFDEVVLKSDKPVMVDFWAAWCGPCRMVGPIIDELSSEYEGKVVVGKVDVDANQEFAAKYGVRNIPTVLVFHKGEVVGKQVGVAPKQTYADSLDALL; encoded by the coding sequence ATGGCATTAGCAATCACAGATGCTACTTTTGATGAAGTAGTTTTGAAATCAGATAAACCTGTAATGGTAGATTTTTGGGCAGCATGGTGCGGTCCTTGTAGAATGGTTGGTCCAATCATTGACGAATTAAGCAGCGAATACGAAGGTAAAGTAGTTGTTGGAAAAGTTGATGTTGATGCAAACCAGGAATTCGCAGCAAAATATGGTGTGCGTAACATTCCAACTGTTTTGGTTTTCCATAAAGGAGAAGTAGTAGGAAAACAAGTAGGAGTAGCTCCGAAACAAACGTACGCCGATAGCTTAGACGCTTTGTTGTAA
- a CDS encoding McrB family protein encodes MTLLDVSELGNELKNYFLQNTEWPEITFNSIDKDRISELPNVEKVESHSIKFRNEDKIIFIPSQYILLALKVKDFAKELIKYTDAFEHLKSLNDKNIIGEFINSNKDLTNTNGLTSQDLELFKEMFSSSNPKLNFGAKSIINGENHKYKIRSAGDFFGSVVLKIINVPDVSSAKLGSIIYSLAKRPNLYDYLENRFSTIHNNEQLQNDFNCKNTIFYGAPGTGKSYIVNEKLKSLDPHFYERITFHPEFDNSSFVGGYKPKNEKDEAGNDSIKYKFVPQAFTNIYVKAWNDQANRYFLAIEEINRGNCAEIFGDIFQLLDRKSNYTVSPSYELKEYLEDTLTNEEGLSRGLKLPPNLTIYATMNTSDQSLFPMDSAFKRRWDWEYISICYDDVPENESYGYEVKIDDTTSFKWIDFIREVNKIIKNNPNLGMDKCIGNYFIKSETKEISLKEFINKAIFYLWNDVFKDEDSSESLFEKNVCYEDFFPIDINAKDQILKILKRINIEPTTV; translated from the coding sequence ATGACTTTATTAGACGTATCAGAATTAGGAAATGAATTAAAAAATTATTTTCTTCAAAACACAGAGTGGCCTGAGATCACTTTTAACAGTATTGACAAAGACAGAATTAGTGAACTACCTAATGTTGAAAAAGTTGAGTCACATTCAATTAAATTTCGAAACGAAGATAAAATTATTTTCATTCCAAGCCAATATATTTTATTAGCACTTAAAGTAAAAGATTTTGCAAAAGAATTGATAAAATACACTGATGCTTTTGAACATTTGAAAAGTTTAAATGATAAAAATATCATAGGAGAATTCATAAATAGCAACAAAGATTTAACAAATACTAATGGATTAACATCTCAAGATTTAGAATTATTTAAAGAAATGTTTTCTTCATCAAATCCAAAATTAAATTTTGGTGCAAAATCTATTATAAATGGAGAAAATCATAAATATAAAATCAGATCAGCGGGAGATTTTTTTGGCTCAGTTGTATTGAAAATTATAAATGTTCCTGATGTTTCTTCCGCAAAACTTGGAAGTATAATTTATAGTCTTGCTAAAAGACCAAACCTATATGATTATTTAGAAAATAGATTTTCTACAATTCACAATAATGAACAACTACAAAATGATTTTAATTGTAAAAACACCATTTTCTATGGTGCTCCTGGAACGGGAAAATCATATATTGTTAACGAAAAATTAAAATCACTTGATCCACATTTCTACGAAAGAATTACCTTTCATCCTGAATTCGATAATTCTTCATTTGTTGGTGGATATAAACCAAAAAATGAAAAGGATGAAGCTGGAAACGACTCAATAAAATATAAATTCGTTCCTCAAGCATTTACTAATATTTATGTAAAAGCATGGAATGATCAAGCTAATAGATATTTTTTAGCTATTGAAGAAATTAACAGAGGAAATTGTGCTGAAATATTTGGGGATATTTTTCAACTTTTAGATAGAAAAAGTAATTACACTGTTTCACCTTCTTATGAATTGAAAGAATACTTAGAAGATACTCTTACCAATGAGGAAGGGTTAAGTAGAGGATTAAAACTCCCTCCCAATCTAACTATATATGCTACAATGAACACTTCTGACCAATCTCTTTTCCCAATGGATAGTGCTTTTAAAAGACGTTGGGATTGGGAATATATTTCTATTTGTTATGACGACGTTCCGGAAAACGAGTCGTATGGTTATGAAGTAAAAATAGACGATACAACTTCTTTTAAATGGATTGATTTCATTAGGGAAGTAAATAAGATTATAAAAAACAATCCAAATCTTGGCATGGATAAGTGTATAGGGAATTATTTTATTAAATCAGAAACTAAAGAAATAAGCTTAAAAGAATTCATTAACAAAGCTATATTTTACTTATGGAATGATGTTTTTAAAGATGAAGACAGTTCTGAATCACTATTTGAAAAAAATGTGTGTTATGAAGATTTTTTTCCAATAGATATTAATGCAAAAGATCAAATACTAAAAATTTTAAAAAGAATAAACATTGAACCAACAACTGTATAA
- a CDS encoding AsmA family protein: MTAILLHIKIFLQSNRFKKYAKRFGFFILGCIAVIIMASGALSLYLNRNKTEIIARINTKINENINGKFHVGDFQYKFLTGFPNFTLALKDVELKDNQWNTHKHTLLKANEIEIRLNVWSLLQSEINIHKILINEAQIYVYKAKNGYSNANIFKPKKKKSSETSSETETTINQVDLNEVHFIVDNRIGHKLFDFDIASLKSKVKYDDENWQTNVLLKTKIKSLAFNTVHGSFAKEKILEGTFAVSYGAEKDKIDVKTENLKIGKDAFDIVAFFNLAKGNALFGINISTSILWQNASNLLSANISSKLDRFNLKNEIDVNCDIKGDFNAEGDPRIVVQAEVHNNELTIPDGLITDCSFKGIFTNNFKPKAGFTDANSAIILTRFSGKYKNVPLKILQLSINNLDKPIATGIVNSDFDIQNLNEANTEKWINFTDGHATANLKFQFDIVDLYITKPRFIGNVNVQNASFLFIPKNVNAEKINVQLEFTQEALLIKKIAYKHQKNTIFIEGRIDNFLNLYYDAPEKMVVNWDIYCPSLDIRQFLGILASSQKKKTTSQKPSVSNQLRTAIEKCIVDISIKADKITYNKLTATNTKAQIQMIDSRLVIKNGSLQTCGGSISFNTTVSPKGKNFNFVSNAQVNQVDITSFLKSFSNFGITSFSPDNMRGKLSSSAKVTGLINSSGELIRNSAYGNLTFSVSQGALLNFDPIMKVGKFAFPFRDVENITFSDLSGNFKLRGEQVDVNALTISSSVLNMDATGVYSFGRGTNLAMTVPLRNSKDDAKLATQAERDAVRQRGIVLHLLAVDVDGKMKIKWGKKDKNN; encoded by the coding sequence ATGACAGCCATTTTACTCCATATAAAGATTTTTTTGCAATCAAATCGTTTTAAAAAATACGCCAAACGTTTTGGCTTTTTTATTTTAGGATGTATTGCGGTCATTATAATGGCTTCCGGAGCATTATCCCTTTATTTAAACCGGAACAAAACTGAAATCATAGCCAGAATCAACACAAAAATAAATGAAAACATCAACGGAAAATTTCATGTGGGTGATTTTCAGTATAAATTTTTAACCGGTTTCCCGAATTTTACGCTGGCGCTGAAAGACGTCGAACTAAAAGACAATCAATGGAATACCCACAAACATACTTTACTAAAAGCCAACGAAATCGAAATCCGCTTAAATGTCTGGAGTCTGCTGCAAAGCGAAATCAACATTCACAAAATCCTGATCAATGAAGCTCAGATTTATGTGTACAAAGCCAAAAATGGCTATTCTAACGCCAATATTTTTAAACCCAAAAAGAAAAAATCATCTGAAACATCATCTGAAACCGAAACCACTATTAATCAGGTCGATCTCAATGAGGTACATTTTATAGTAGACAATCGCATCGGACATAAATTATTTGATTTTGATATTGCCAGTTTAAAATCGAAAGTAAAATACGATGACGAAAACTGGCAGACCAATGTATTACTGAAAACCAAAATCAAAAGTCTGGCTTTTAATACCGTTCACGGCAGTTTCGCCAAAGAAAAAATACTCGAAGGTACTTTTGCCGTTTCTTATGGGGCCGAAAAAGATAAAATAGACGTCAAAACCGAGAATCTAAAAATCGGAAAAGATGCTTTTGATATTGTTGCTTTTTTCAATCTTGCCAAAGGAAATGCCCTTTTTGGCATCAATATCAGCACCTCTATTTTATGGCAAAATGCCTCCAATTTACTTTCGGCAAACATCAGTTCTAAACTCGACCGTTTTAATTTGAAAAACGAAATCGATGTGAACTGCGACATCAAAGGCGATTTTAATGCGGAAGGCGACCCACGAATTGTCGTTCAGGCCGAAGTTCACAATAACGAACTCACCATTCCCGACGGATTGATTACCGATTGCAGTTTTAAAGGCATTTTTACCAATAATTTCAAGCCAAAAGCGGGTTTTACCGATGCCAATTCAGCGATTATTTTAACGCGCTTTTCGGGGAAATACAAAAATGTTCCGCTCAAAATTCTGCAATTATCGATTAACAATCTGGATAAGCCAATTGCAACCGGAATCGTAAATTCGGACTTCGATATCCAAAACCTCAACGAAGCAAACACCGAAAAATGGATTAATTTTACCGATGGACACGCCACAGCCAACCTAAAATTTCAGTTTGATATTGTCGATTTGTACATTACCAAACCCCGTTTTATTGGTAATGTAAACGTTCAGAATGCTTCTTTTCTTTTTATTCCGAAAAACGTCAACGCCGAAAAAATCAATGTTCAGCTCGAATTCACTCAGGAAGCACTGCTGATTAAAAAAATCGCCTACAAACACCAAAAAAACACGATTTTCATTGAAGGCCGAATCGACAATTTCCTGAATTTGTATTATGACGCTCCCGAAAAAATGGTCGTCAACTGGGACATTTATTGCCCGAGCCTCGACATCAGGCAATTTCTTGGTATTTTGGCCTCTTCACAAAAAAAGAAAACCACCTCCCAAAAACCTTCTGTATCAAATCAGCTGCGGACTGCAATCGAAAAATGTATCGTTGACATCAGCATCAAAGCCGATAAAATTACCTACAACAAACTTACCGCAACCAACACCAAAGCCCAGATTCAGATGATCGATTCACGGCTGGTCATCAAAAACGGCTCGCTGCAGACTTGTGGCGGAAGCATCAGTTTTAACACCACCGTTTCTCCAAAAGGCAAAAACTTCAATTTCGTTTCCAACGCACAGGTCAATCAGGTTGACATCACCAGCTTTTTAAAGTCGTTCAGCAACTTCGGCATCACATCGTTTTCTCCAGATAATATGCGCGGAAAACTCAGCAGCAGCGCCAAAGTAACTGGTTTGATCAATAGCAGCGGCGAACTCATCCGGAATTCGGCATACGGAAACCTGACCTTCAGTGTCAGCCAGGGCGCTTTACTTAACTTCGATCCTATTATGAAAGTGGGCAAATTTGCCTTTCCGTTTCGCGATGTCGAGAACATTACGTTCAGCGATTTATCTGGCAATTTCAAACTTCGCGGCGAGCAGGTCGATGTCAATGCCCTCACCATAAGTTCCAGCGTGCTCAACATGGATGCCACGGGCGTTTATTCCTTTGGCCGGGGGACCAATCTGGCTATGACCGTCCCACTCCGAAACTCAAAAGACGATGCCAAACTCGCCACCCAGGCCGAACGCGACGCCGTTCGCCAACGCGGAATCGTACTGCATTTACTCGCCGTAGATGTCGATGGCAAGATGAAAATTAAATGGGGGAAGAAGGATAAGAATAATTAG
- a CDS encoding LytR/AlgR family response regulator transcription factor, whose translation MKKYSCIIVDDDEIDRLTALSFAKKFPVLDILGVFESAEDALPFIQKQKIDILFLDIDMPGLSGIEFRKNALEIPVCIFITAHPEHAVESFQIETLDFIVKPLKLDRFTQTMNRIEEFMEIKLKASLFEASIGGDTIYIKEGHEQTKVKLHEILYLEALKDYTLVVTERKRHCVLSSIGNLLKENHFQSFIRIHRSFAVQKQFIQKMNSTEIILNNNISIPVGRSYKDNLNLI comes from the coding sequence ATGAAGAAATACTCCTGTATTATTGTTGATGATGATGAAATTGACAGACTGACGGCACTCTCTTTTGCCAAAAAATTTCCGGTTCTGGATATTTTAGGTGTTTTCGAATCTGCTGAAGACGCACTTCCTTTTATCCAAAAACAAAAAATCGATATTTTATTTCTGGATATTGATATGCCTGGATTAAGCGGAATTGAGTTTAGAAAAAATGCCCTGGAAATTCCGGTTTGTATTTTTATTACCGCACATCCCGAACATGCTGTTGAAAGTTTTCAGATTGAAACTCTCGATTTTATTGTCAAGCCATTAAAACTCGATCGTTTTACACAAACCATGAACCGTATTGAGGAATTTATGGAAATCAAACTCAAAGCTTCTCTTTTTGAAGCCAGCATTGGAGGCGACACCATCTATATCAAAGAAGGACATGAACAGACCAAAGTAAAACTGCATGAAATTCTCTATCTCGAAGCTTTAAAAGATTATACCTTAGTTGTTACCGAAAGAAAAAGACATTGCGTTTTGTCGAGTATCGGAAATTTATTGAAAGAAAACCACTTTCAGTCCTTTATACGAATTCACAGAAGTTTTGCAGTTCAGAAACAATTTATTCAGAAAATGAATTCTACCGAAATTATTTTAAACAATAATATCTCTATCCCGGTTGGCAGAAGCTACAAAGACAACTTAAACCTGATCTAG
- a CDS encoding ATP-binding protein, whose amino-acid sequence MKKAGFLILFFITISVFGQQEPNLAKYKTTIQKLDALLTYTKSLLEKEEYSRLIIASQKGIALSKNHYKYLSTFYLRQGIAYEFSNNQYKKALVNYENSWKYAHKVRHIENQTSSLMRLNYIYYSLNEIQKGKELIETIKKVLDTTKSNYVQAVLYGSLGEYYLNTSEYENFIGYQLKAINYKKRLDKSEANTENIGVSYLQIATSYIKMKQFNKALEYLREANPYIKTSPYISAFSGNYHMQCFVAQKKPDSIHKYYNLIYTYPTVKDSLFLNLSFANQNMAKYYADIGKIHTAYGYAKKAISFGQKSTDEEIIMEANAIMGRVLYEKRDYKNAIEILKKASINALTYDKENFVNINKNLSQSYAALGQWKEAFHYNEIYSRYNDEMMQESAKQSIANAEARYQNKTKQQKIKNLSAENTIKNIQINDARKQRFYLISGLVLVFIIGLLLFRQNQNRKKTNKKLQLLNQELDEANKIKARFFGILNHDLRSPISNLIHFLHLQKENPELIDEETALRMQTKIISGAENLLSSMEDILLWSKGQMENFKPHYKNIPVEVIFEDTKKHFSAVENIDISFENPENIILNTDENYLKTIIRNLTGNAVKALDKNKNGKIIWKAWQENNQIYMSITDNGPGENLEKFKALYDDSQVIGIKSGLGLHLIRDLATAINCKIEVSSKPDLGTTFTILFQ is encoded by the coding sequence ATGAAGAAAGCCGGTTTTTTGATTTTGTTTTTTATTACTATTTCTGTTTTTGGGCAACAGGAACCAAATCTGGCAAAATATAAAACAACCATTCAAAAACTGGATGCCTTACTTACCTATACCAAATCACTTTTAGAAAAAGAAGAATATTCGAGACTTATCATTGCTTCACAAAAAGGAATTGCACTTTCAAAAAACCATTACAAATATTTAAGTACATTTTACCTACGGCAGGGAATTGCTTATGAATTTAGCAATAATCAATACAAAAAAGCATTGGTTAACTATGAAAATTCATGGAAATACGCTCACAAAGTCCGTCATATAGAAAACCAAACTTCTTCTTTGATGCGGCTCAACTATATTTATTATTCTCTAAATGAAATCCAAAAAGGCAAAGAATTAATTGAAACCATCAAAAAAGTACTTGATACGACCAAAAGTAATTATGTACAAGCGGTGCTTTACGGGAGTCTCGGCGAGTATTATCTGAATACTTCTGAATATGAAAATTTTATTGGATATCAGTTAAAAGCCATAAACTACAAAAAACGGCTTGATAAAAGTGAAGCAAATACAGAGAATATTGGTGTTTCATACCTTCAGATTGCTACTTCTTATATAAAAATGAAACAATTCAACAAAGCTCTGGAATATTTAAGAGAGGCTAATCCATATATAAAAACATCTCCCTATATCAGCGCTTTTTCCGGCAATTATCATATGCAATGTTTTGTAGCACAAAAAAAGCCAGACAGTATTCACAAATATTACAACTTGATTTATACTTATCCAACAGTAAAAGATTCACTATTTCTGAATTTAAGTTTTGCCAACCAGAATATGGCAAAATATTATGCTGATATAGGCAAAATACATACAGCTTACGGTTATGCTAAAAAGGCAATTTCCTTTGGGCAAAAATCAACAGATGAAGAAATTATTATGGAAGCCAATGCTATCATGGGGCGGGTACTTTATGAAAAAAGGGATTACAAAAATGCCATTGAAATTCTCAAAAAAGCTTCCATCAATGCCCTGACATATGATAAGGAAAACTTTGTAAATATCAATAAAAACCTATCCCAAAGTTATGCGGCTTTAGGACAATGGAAAGAAGCTTTTCACTATAATGAAATCTACTCCAGATACAATGACGAGATGATGCAGGAGTCGGCTAAACAAAGTATTGCCAATGCCGAAGCACGATATCAGAATAAAACCAAACAGCAGAAAATTAAAAACCTTTCGGCAGAAAATACCATTAAAAATATTCAGATTAACGATGCCAGAAAACAGCGCTTCTATTTGATTTCGGGCCTTGTATTGGTTTTTATAATCGGATTATTGTTGTTCAGACAAAATCAAAACCGTAAAAAAACCAATAAAAAATTACAGCTCCTGAATCAGGAACTTGATGAAGCCAATAAAATCAAAGCGCGATTCTTCGGAATTTTAAACCATGATTTACGAAGCCCGATTTCAAATCTGATTCACTTTTTACATCTTCAAAAAGAAAATCCCGAACTGATTGATGAAGAAACTGCTTTACGAATGCAGACCAAAATTATTTCAGGAGCCGAAAATTTATTATCCTCCATGGAAGATATTTTGCTTTGGAGCAAAGGGCAGATGGAAAACTTCAAACCGCATTATAAAAATATTCCGGTAGAGGTTATATTCGAAGATACAAAGAAACATTTTTCAGCTGTCGAAAATATCGATATTTCGTTTGAAAATCCTGAAAACATCATTTTAAATACGGATGAAAATTATCTCAAAACCATTATCAGAAACCTGACCGGAAATGCTGTAAAAGCACTGGATAAAAATAAAAACGGAAAAATAATCTGGAAAGCCTGGCAGGAAAACAACCAAATTTATATGTCAATTACAGATAATGGTCCTGGAGAAAATCTGGAAAAATTCAAAGCACTTTATGATGATTCACAAGTCATCGGAATCAAATCTGGTTTGGGGCTCCATTTAATTCGTGATCTGGCTACAGCGATTAACTGCAAAATTGAGGTCAGTTCAAAACCTGATTTGGGAACTACTTTTACTATTTTATTCCAATAA
- a CDS encoding helix-turn-helix domain-containing protein produces the protein MNIKEKFGFKVKELREQKGYSIEYLANISNVDRNYISDIEKGQRNVSIEIIEKIITALDTDFGAFFNDKNFKK, from the coding sequence ATGAATATCAAAGAAAAATTCGGATTCAAAGTCAAAGAACTTCGAGAACAAAAAGGATACTCAATCGAGTATTTAGCCAATATTTCCAACGTTGACAGAAATTATATTTCAGACATAGAGAAAGGTCAACGAAATGTTTCCATAGAAATTATAGAAAAAATAATTACAGCTCTTGATACTGATTTTGGAGCTTTTTTTAATGATAAGAATTTTAAGAAATGA